A single genomic interval of Astyanax mexicanus isolate ESR-SI-001 chromosome 4, AstMex3_surface, whole genome shotgun sequence harbors:
- the LOC125801195 gene encoding zinc finger protein 585A-like, whose translation MEPSPDMEKHQHSIKSFTKQSDLKKHQRIHTGEKPYHCSDCGKSFTQQGNLKKHQRIHTGEKPYHCSDCGKSFNQQSDLKKHQRIHTGEKPYHCSDCGKSFTEQSTLKLHQRIHTGEKPYHCFDCGKSFNQQSHLKLHQRIHTGEKPYYCFDCGKSFTQQSSLKIHQRIHTGEKPYHCSDCGKSFNHHSHLKNHQRIHTGEKPYHCSDCGKSFTEQSTLKLHQRIHTGEKPYHCFDCGKSFTQQSNLKIHQRIHTGEKPYHCSDCGKSFTKQSTLKIHQRIHTGEKPYHCSDCGKSFTKQSTLKIHQRIHTGEKPYHCSDCGKSFTQQSNLKLHQRIHTGEKPYHCSDCGKSFTEQSTLKIHQRIHTGEKPYHCSDCGKSFTEQSTLKIHQRIHTGEKPYYCFDCGKSFTKQSNLKLHQRIHTGEKPYYCSDCGKSFTKQSELILHQCIHKR comes from the coding sequence atggagccaagtcccgacatggagaaacatcagcactctatcaagagttttactaaacagagtgatctcaaaaaacaccagcgcattcacacaggagagaaaccgtatcactgctcagactgtgggaagagttttactcaacagggtaatctcaaaaaacaccagcgcattcacacaggagagaaaccgtatcactgctcagactgtggaaagagttttaatcaacagagtgatctcaaaaaacaccagcgcattcacacaggagagaaaccgtatcactgctcagattgtgggaagagttttactgaacagagtactctcaaactgcaccagcgcattcacacaggagagaaaccgtatcactgtttcgactgtgggaagagttttaatcaacagagtcatctcaaactgcaccagcgcattcacacaggagagaaaccgtattactgtttcgactgtgggaagagttttactcaacagagtagtctcaaaatacaccagcgcattcacacaggagagaaaccgtatcactgctcagactgtgggaagagttttaatcatcacagtcatctcaaaaatcaccagcgcattcacacaggagagaaaccgtatcactgctcagattgtgggaagagttttactgaacagagtactctcaaactgcaccagcgcattcacacaggagagaaaccgtatcactgtttcgactgtgggaagagttttactcaacagagtaatctcaaaatacaccagcgcattcacacaggagagaaaccgtatcactgctccgattgtgggaagagttttactaaacagagtactctcaaaatacaccagcgcattcacacaggagagaaaccgtatcactgttcagactgtgggaagagttttactaaacagagtactctcaaaatacaccagcgcattcacacaggagagaaaccgtatcactgctcagactgtgggaagagttttactcaacagagtaatctcaaactgcatcagcgcattcacacaggagagaaaccgtatcactgctcagactgtgggaagagttttactgaacagagtactctcaaaatacaccagcgcattcacacaggagagaaaccgtatcactgttcagactgtgggaagagttttactgaacagagtactctcaaaatacaccaacgcattcacacaggagagaaaccatattactgtttcgactgtgggaagagttttactaaacagagtaatctcaaactgcatcagcgcattcacacaggagagaaaccgtattactgttcagactgtgggaagagttttactaaacagagtgaacttatattacatcagtgcattcacaagagatag